The Pseudomonas eucalypticola genome has a window encoding:
- a CDS encoding amino acid permease, which yields MARPRREPRALKQGLTSRQVSMISIAGIIGAGLFIGSSNAIATAGPAILVSYGIAGLLVLLVMRMLGEMAIANPDSGSFSTYAGQAIGPWAGFTIGWLYWWFWVLIIPVEAIAGADILHAWMPAVPSWLFAFLIMLVLSCTNLISVKHYGEFEYWFALVKVIAIVAFIAVCLMGISGHWPLAQVSGVDQLLGNGGFMPNGFGAVLGGVLVTIFSFFGAEIVTIAADETADPKEKIRKATNLVVYRIAIFYLFSIFFIVSLVAWNDPRLLQVGSFQRALEILNVPGAKLMVDIVVLVAVTSCMNSGLYTASRMLYSLGARGEAHALVRRVSRSGVPTVAVLASTLAGFVGCFVNYAAPGTVFSFLLSTTGAIALLVYLVIAVSQLRMRGILEGRGEPLAFKMWLFPWLTWFVIALISLVLGYMLISPAYRYETLMTGGVAGAMLLIGLLRRKPRGKDYAPLVPQGH from the coding sequence ATGGCCCGTCCACGTCGCGAGCCGCGTGCGCTCAAACAGGGCCTGACGTCGCGTCAGGTGTCCATGATCTCCATTGCCGGCATCATCGGTGCCGGCCTGTTCATCGGTTCTTCCAACGCCATCGCCACCGCGGGGCCCGCCATCCTGGTCTCCTATGGCATCGCCGGCCTGCTGGTACTGCTGGTCATGCGCATGCTCGGTGAAATGGCCATCGCCAACCCCGACAGTGGTTCGTTTTCCACCTATGCCGGGCAGGCCATCGGGCCGTGGGCGGGGTTTACCATTGGCTGGCTGTACTGGTGGTTCTGGGTGCTGATCATTCCCGTGGAGGCCATCGCTGGCGCCGACATCCTGCATGCCTGGATGCCAGCGGTACCTTCCTGGTTGTTTGCGTTTCTGATCATGCTGGTGCTGTCCTGCACCAACCTGATCAGCGTGAAGCATTACGGTGAGTTCGAGTACTGGTTCGCCCTGGTCAAGGTGATCGCCATCGTCGCGTTCATTGCCGTCTGCCTGATGGGCATCAGCGGCCACTGGCCGTTGGCGCAAGTCTCGGGTGTCGACCAGTTGCTGGGCAACGGCGGGTTCATGCCCAATGGTTTTGGCGCCGTGCTGGGTGGGGTGCTGGTCACCATTTTCTCGTTCTTCGGCGCCGAGATCGTCACCATTGCCGCCGACGAAACCGCCGACCCCAAGGAAAAAATTCGCAAGGCCACCAACCTGGTGGTCTACCGCATCGCGATTTTCTATCTGTTCTCGATATTCTTCATCGTTTCACTGGTGGCCTGGAACGACCCTCGGTTGCTACAGGTAGGCTCGTTTCAACGCGCGCTGGAAATACTGAACGTACCGGGGGCCAAACTGATGGTCGACATCGTGGTGCTGGTGGCCGTCACCAGTTGCATGAACTCGGGGCTATACACCGCCTCGCGCATGCTTTACTCCCTGGGCGCTCGCGGCGAGGCACACGCCCTGGTCCGCCGAGTGTCGCGCAGTGGCGTGCCCACCGTGGCGGTGCTGGCCTCGACCCTGGCCGGTTTTGTCGGCTGTTTCGTCAACTATGCGGCCCCCGGCACGGTGTTCAGCTTCCTGTTGTCCACCACCGGCGCCATTGCCCTGCTGGTGTACCTGGTGATCGCGGTGTCGCAGTTGCGCATGCGCGGCATCCTCGAGGGGCGGGGCGAGCCCCTGGCCTTCAAGATGTGGCTGTTTCCGTGGCTGACCTGGTTCGTGATCGCGCTGATCAGTCTGGTGCTGGGCTACATGCTGATCAGCCCAGCGTACCGCTACGAAACCCTGATGACTGGCGGGGTGGCAGGGGCGATGCTGCTGATCGGGCTGTTGCGGCGCAAGCCTCGCGGCAAGGATTACGCACCACTCGTGCCGCAGGGCCATTGA